A genome region from Oryzias melastigma strain HK-1 linkage group LG12, ASM292280v2, whole genome shotgun sequence includes the following:
- the dhx29 gene encoding ATP-dependent RNA helicase DHX29 isoform X2, producing the protein MGGKKKKSAGQAPAVAAERRNGAASGSAVTGSGEETTKQNATNKPQKSSKESKSKAPKTYSLTNTAQVEKSGVSEKSILTVCIQADLEKKIIKLINDFRQENGDKGPISGRLTTKKLLDLYTALQKFNFKREHIEEAMKSSVLYGGDLHSALDWLCLNLKDDELPDGFSQQLQEESQKNRPKFQPALQEKPAVQTPKMPTNTHKDTHKATEKDEAATVKDWILRYAEQSSEDEEEEEEDGAKKSVNPELEEKFDPNDRYLILTAQLYDTKEMASAAKTKADKAGQRMAQDRIRIIQQEMKQLESHPMFNPAIKVVEAPQSEKKKTPVIEEKEDLSFSLFERAEKEKGPPAEKVVKKNEPKDIRNFDYTARSWTGKSPKQFLIDWVRKNLPKSPPPAFHKVPAGRYWRCKVRVQRAEDVLEVCPSILTEDSMQAQHLGATLALYNLVKGQSVHQLLPPTYRDVWLEWRDSEQQQQQESRTAANKPRDQFISRLLTRLKQEQQNQSRGQQQQAASPAQSGEEEPEESWENLDSLDIRDGSEDIEDKNKKSPGKRGGEAGLHAARELLLELRKSPLSSKLQAEREQLPVFQHRHQVLEALQRHPVVVVAGETGSGKSTQIPQFLLEELLTGGKTAQPCNIVVTQPRRISAVSLACRVSQELGCEDGPGAKSSLCGYQIRMENQSGEWTRLLYCTTGVLLRKLQHDRHLSSLTHIIVDEVHERSVQSDFLLTILKDVVMRRSDLQLILMSATVDCHKFSSYFNRCPVINIPGRTFPVEVSHLEDIVEQTGYVLEKDSEYSQRILEEEEEVVSVAVTQKGGKTLQHQEAIVRDAPSGWDLGRDLDHFSSRTRQVLQYMNPNKINMDLLVELLEYLEKSPQFADVDGAVLVFLPGLAHIQQLHDLISSNKRFRDKNRYRIVALHSTLSSKDQAAAFTVPPAGVRKIVLSTNIAETGVTIPDVVFVIDTGKTKENKYHESSQMSSLVETFVSKASALQRQGRAGRVRSGFCFRLYPKYRFDAFMDYSIPEILRVPLEELCLHIMKCQYGSPEDFLSRALDAPQPQSVSNAVNLLRKIGACHPDDHTLTPLGHHLASLPVNVKIGKMLIYGAILGCLEPIATIAAAMTEKSPFSTPMNRKDEANLAKAALAVANSDHLTIYNAYLGWKTVQAEGLKAEMTYCRKHFLNRTALITIEDVKHELTKMMEQAGFWSSRPSRVKQQTASLSKQQISVLNAALTAGLYDSVARILCTPSVDVLERIACTVETPQGKAQVHPSSVNRSLQTHGWLLYQEKVKYGKIYLRDTTLISPFPMLLFGGDIDIQHREKLITLDGWINFQAPVRIGVIFKHLRKLMDSLLEKKLENPRMNLEGDTTIHLILDLIRSEHTTER; encoded by the exons ATGGgtggaaagaagaaaaagtcgGCGGGTCAAGCCCCGGCGGTGGCAGCCGAACGCAGGAATGGAGCAGCTTCAGGTTCTGCAGTGACCGGTTCTGGAGAGGAGACGACGAAGCAGAATGCCACCAACAAACCGCAGAAATCATCAAAGGAGAGCAAATCTAAAG CTCCCAAAACCTACAGTTTAACCAACACAGCCCAGGTGGAGAAAAGTGGAGTGTCAGAAAAGTCCATTCTTACA GTTTGCATTCAAGCTGATCTGGAAAAGAAGATCATTAAGCTGATCAATGACTTCAGACAGGAGAATGGAGATAAAGGGCCCATATCTGGCAGGCTTACAACCAAAAAACTGCTG GACTTGTACACGGCTCTCCAGAAGTTCAACTTCAAGAGGGAACACATCGAAGAGGCAATGAAAAGTAGTGTCCTGTACGGAGGCGATCTGCATTCCGCCCTCGACTGGCTCTGCCTCAACCTTAAAGATG ATGAGTTACCTGATGGTTTCagccagcagctgcaggaggagagccAGAAGAATCGCCCTAAATTCCAGCctgccctccaggagaaaccTGCAGTTCAAACCCCCAAAATGCCCACCAACACCCACAAAGACACTCacaag GCCACAGAAAAGGATGAAGCTGCAACTGTCAAGGACTGGATCTTAAGGTACGCAGAGCAAAGcagtgaggatgaagaggaggaggaagaagatggaGCGAAGAAGAGCGTTAATCCTGAGCTTGAAGAAAAGTTTGATCCT AATGACAGGTACTTGATTCTCACAGCACAGTTGTATGACACTAAAGAAATGGCGTCGGCTGCTAAGACCAAAGCGGACAAAGCGGGTCAGAGGATGGCACAGGACAGAATACGCATCATTCAACAAG aaatgAAACAACTGGAGTCCCATCCGATGTTCAATCCAGCCATAAAAGTGGTAGAAGCTCCTCAAAGcgagaaaaagaaaactccaGTCATTGAGGAGAAAGAAGATCTCAGCTTCAGTTTGTTTGAGCGAGCAGAGAAAGAGAAAGGCCCTCCTGCAGAGAAAG TTGTGAAAAAGAACGAACCGAAAGACATCAGAAACTTTGACTACACAGCTCGGAGCTGGACGGGAAAGTCTCCCAAACAGTTCCTCATCGACTGGGTGCGAAAGAACCTTCCCAAAAGTCCCCCGCCAGCTTTTCACAAAGTTCCTGCTGGCAGATACTGGAGATGCAA GGTGCGTGTCCAGAGAGCAGAAGATGTTCTGGAAGTTTGTCCAAGTATCTTGACTGAAGACAGCATGCAGGCTCAACATCTGGGTGCCACCTTGGCGCTCTACAACCTGGTGAAAGGACAA TCGGTGCACCAGCTCCTCCCTCCCACCTACAGAGACGTGTGGCTGGAGTGGAGAGACagcgagcagcagcagcagcaggagagccGCACCGCCGCCAACAAACCGCGGGACCAGTTCATCTCCCGGCTCCTGACCAGACTCAagcaggagcagcagaaccagagccgagggcagcagcagcaggctgcATCCCCAGCACAGAGCGGAGAAGAGGAGCCTGAGGAATCCTGGGAGAACCTGGATAGTCTTGATATCAGAGATGGAAGTGAGGACATTGAAGACAAGAATAAGAAAAGTCCAGGGAAACGGGGAGGAGAAGCAGGCCTTCATGCAGCCAGAGAGCTCCTTTTGGAGTTGAGGAAGTCTCCTTTATCCTCCAAACTGCAG GCAGAGCGAGAGCAGCTTCCAGTTTTCCAACATCGACATCAAGTCCTGGAGGCCTTGCAGCGCCATCCGGTGGTGGTAGTGGCGGGTGAGACGGGCAGTGGGAAGAGCACACAGATCCCTCAGTTTctcctggaggagctgctgaccgGAGGAAAAACGGCTCAGCCCTGCAACATCGTGGTGACTCAGCCTCGCAGGATCTCAGCCGTTAGTCTGGCCTGCAGAGTGAGCCAGGAGCTGGGCTGTGAAGACGGGCCGGGAGCTAAG TCGTCATTGTGCGGATACCAGATCCGGATGGAGAACCAGTCGGGGGAGTGGACCCGCCTGTTGTACTGCACGACTGGAGTTCTGCTCAGGAAGCTCCAGCATGACCGACACCTCAGCTCCCTGACCCATATCATTGTGGATGAG GTCCACGAACGGAGCGTCCAGTCCGACTTCCTGCTGACCATCCTGAAAGATGTTGTGATGAGGAGATCTGACCTGCAGCTGATCCTCATGAGCGCTACGGTGGACTGCCACAAGTTCTCCAGCTACTTCAACCGCTGCCCAGTGATCAACATTCCAGGCAGGACTTTCCCGGTGGAG gTGTCTCACTTGGAGGACATTGTTGAACAGACAGGTTATGTTCTAGAGAAGGACTCTGAGTACAGCCAGAGAATCctagaagaggaagaagaagtcGTCTCAGTCGCCGTCACTCAAAAAGGTGGCAAGACTTTGCAACACCAG GAAGCGATTGTTAGAGACGCCCCCTCCGGCTGGGACCTTGGTCGAGACCTCGACCACTTCAGCAGCAGGACTCGGCAGGTGCTTCAATACATGAACCCCAATAAAATCAACATGGACCTGCTTGTTGAGCTTTTGGAGTACCTAG AGAAATCGCCACAGTTTGCAGATGTGGATGGAGCAGTTCTGGTCTTCCTCCCGGGTCTGGCTCACATCCAGCAGCTGCATGACCTCATCTCCTCTAATAAAAGGTTCCGAGACAAAAACAG GTACAGGATTGTTGCTCTTCATTCCACTCTGTCTTCAAAGGACCAGGCTGCTGCCTTCACAGTGCCCCCTGCTGGAGTTAGAAAG ATTGTCCTGTCAACCAACATTGCTGAGACAGGCGTGACTATTCCTGATGTTGTGTTTGTTATTGACACTGGAAAGACCAAAGAAAACAA GTACCATGAGAGCAGTCAGATGAGCTCCCTAGTGGAGACGTTTGTCTCCAAAGCCAGCGCCCTCCAGAGGCAGGGGAGAGCAGGACGCGTCCGCAGCGGCTTCTGCTTCAGGCTTTACCCCAAATACAG GTTTGATGCTTTCATGGATTACTCCATTCCCGAGATCCTGCGAGTCCCACTGGAAGAACTCTGTCTTCACATaatg AAATGCCAATACGGTTCCCCAGAGGACTTCTTGAGCCGAGCTCTGGATGCTCCTCAGCCTCAGTCGGTCAGTAATGCCGTCAACCTCCTCAGAAAGATCGGTGCGTGCCACCCCGACGATCACACCCTCACCCCTCTGGGGCACCACCTGGCAAGCCTTCCTGTCAATGTCAAGATCGGGAAGATGCTCATCTACGGAGCCATCCTCGGTTGTCTGGAGCCCATC GCAACCATCGCAGCAGCCATGACGGAGAAATCTCCTTTCTCTACACCCATGAACAGAAAGGATGAAGCTAACCTGGCTAAAGCTGCTCTGGCAGTCGCCAACTCCGATCACCTCACCATTTACAATGCATATTTAGG GTGGAAAACTGTTCAGGCTGAAGGCCTGAAAGCTGAGATGACTTACTGCAGGAAACACTTCCTCAATCGGACAGCTTTAATCACAATAGAG GATGTAAAGCATGAGCTGACGAAGATGATGGAGCAAGCTGGGTTTTGGTCATCCCGCCCCTCTCGCGTCAAACAGCAGACGGCCTCCCTGTCGAAGCAGCAGATCTCCGTTCTGAACGCGGCGCTGACGGCGGGGCTGTACGACAGCGTGGCCCGCATTCTCTGCACGCCCTCCGTGGATGTGCTGGAGCGGATCGCCTGCACGGTGGAGACGCCTCAGGGCAAAGCTCAGGTCCACCCTTCATCTGTCAACCGCAGCTTGCAGACGCACGGCTGGCTGCTTTACCAGGAGAAG GTGAAATACGGTAAGATCTACCTGCGAGACACCACTTTGATCTCTCCTTTCCCCATGCTGCTGTTTGGAGGCGACATCGATATTCAGCACAGAGAGAAGCTCATCACtttagatggatggatcaaCTTCCAG GCTCCGGTACGGATTGGCGTGATCTTCAAGCATTTGAGGAAACTGATGGACTCTCTGCTGGAAAAGAAGCTGGAAAACCCCAGAATGAACCTTGAAG GAGATACAACCATCCATCTGATTCTGGATCTGATTCGGTCTGAACACACGACTGAACGCTGA
- the dhx29 gene encoding ATP-dependent RNA helicase DHX29 isoform X1 — translation MGGKKKKSAGQAPAVAAERRNGAASGSAVTGSGEETTKQNATNKPQKSSKESKSKAAPKTYSLTNTAQVEKSGVSEKSILTVCIQADLEKKIIKLINDFRQENGDKGPISGRLTTKKLLDLYTALQKFNFKREHIEEAMKSSVLYGGDLHSALDWLCLNLKDDELPDGFSQQLQEESQKNRPKFQPALQEKPAVQTPKMPTNTHKDTHKATEKDEAATVKDWILRYAEQSSEDEEEEEEDGAKKSVNPELEEKFDPNDRYLILTAQLYDTKEMASAAKTKADKAGQRMAQDRIRIIQQEMKQLESHPMFNPAIKVVEAPQSEKKKTPVIEEKEDLSFSLFERAEKEKGPPAEKVVKKNEPKDIRNFDYTARSWTGKSPKQFLIDWVRKNLPKSPPPAFHKVPAGRYWRCKVRVQRAEDVLEVCPSILTEDSMQAQHLGATLALYNLVKGQSVHQLLPPTYRDVWLEWRDSEQQQQQESRTAANKPRDQFISRLLTRLKQEQQNQSRGQQQQAASPAQSGEEEPEESWENLDSLDIRDGSEDIEDKNKKSPGKRGGEAGLHAARELLLELRKSPLSSKLQAEREQLPVFQHRHQVLEALQRHPVVVVAGETGSGKSTQIPQFLLEELLTGGKTAQPCNIVVTQPRRISAVSLACRVSQELGCEDGPGAKSSLCGYQIRMENQSGEWTRLLYCTTGVLLRKLQHDRHLSSLTHIIVDEVHERSVQSDFLLTILKDVVMRRSDLQLILMSATVDCHKFSSYFNRCPVINIPGRTFPVEVSHLEDIVEQTGYVLEKDSEYSQRILEEEEEVVSVAVTQKGGKTLQHQEAIVRDAPSGWDLGRDLDHFSSRTRQVLQYMNPNKINMDLLVELLEYLEKSPQFADVDGAVLVFLPGLAHIQQLHDLISSNKRFRDKNRYRIVALHSTLSSKDQAAAFTVPPAGVRKIVLSTNIAETGVTIPDVVFVIDTGKTKENKYHESSQMSSLVETFVSKASALQRQGRAGRVRSGFCFRLYPKYRFDAFMDYSIPEILRVPLEELCLHIMKCQYGSPEDFLSRALDAPQPQSVSNAVNLLRKIGACHPDDHTLTPLGHHLASLPVNVKIGKMLIYGAILGCLEPIATIAAAMTEKSPFSTPMNRKDEANLAKAALAVANSDHLTIYNAYLGWKTVQAEGLKAEMTYCRKHFLNRTALITIEDVKHELTKMMEQAGFWSSRPSRVKQQTASLSKQQISVLNAALTAGLYDSVARILCTPSVDVLERIACTVETPQGKAQVHPSSVNRSLQTHGWLLYQEKVKYGKIYLRDTTLISPFPMLLFGGDIDIQHREKLITLDGWINFQAPVRIGVIFKHLRKLMDSLLEKKLENPRMNLEGDTTIHLILDLIRSEHTTER, via the exons ATGGgtggaaagaagaaaaagtcgGCGGGTCAAGCCCCGGCGGTGGCAGCCGAACGCAGGAATGGAGCAGCTTCAGGTTCTGCAGTGACCGGTTCTGGAGAGGAGACGACGAAGCAGAATGCCACCAACAAACCGCAGAAATCATCAAAGGAGAGCAAATCTAAAG CAGCTCCCAAAACCTACAGTTTAACCAACACAGCCCAGGTGGAGAAAAGTGGAGTGTCAGAAAAGTCCATTCTTACA GTTTGCATTCAAGCTGATCTGGAAAAGAAGATCATTAAGCTGATCAATGACTTCAGACAGGAGAATGGAGATAAAGGGCCCATATCTGGCAGGCTTACAACCAAAAAACTGCTG GACTTGTACACGGCTCTCCAGAAGTTCAACTTCAAGAGGGAACACATCGAAGAGGCAATGAAAAGTAGTGTCCTGTACGGAGGCGATCTGCATTCCGCCCTCGACTGGCTCTGCCTCAACCTTAAAGATG ATGAGTTACCTGATGGTTTCagccagcagctgcaggaggagagccAGAAGAATCGCCCTAAATTCCAGCctgccctccaggagaaaccTGCAGTTCAAACCCCCAAAATGCCCACCAACACCCACAAAGACACTCacaag GCCACAGAAAAGGATGAAGCTGCAACTGTCAAGGACTGGATCTTAAGGTACGCAGAGCAAAGcagtgaggatgaagaggaggaggaagaagatggaGCGAAGAAGAGCGTTAATCCTGAGCTTGAAGAAAAGTTTGATCCT AATGACAGGTACTTGATTCTCACAGCACAGTTGTATGACACTAAAGAAATGGCGTCGGCTGCTAAGACCAAAGCGGACAAAGCGGGTCAGAGGATGGCACAGGACAGAATACGCATCATTCAACAAG aaatgAAACAACTGGAGTCCCATCCGATGTTCAATCCAGCCATAAAAGTGGTAGAAGCTCCTCAAAGcgagaaaaagaaaactccaGTCATTGAGGAGAAAGAAGATCTCAGCTTCAGTTTGTTTGAGCGAGCAGAGAAAGAGAAAGGCCCTCCTGCAGAGAAAG TTGTGAAAAAGAACGAACCGAAAGACATCAGAAACTTTGACTACACAGCTCGGAGCTGGACGGGAAAGTCTCCCAAACAGTTCCTCATCGACTGGGTGCGAAAGAACCTTCCCAAAAGTCCCCCGCCAGCTTTTCACAAAGTTCCTGCTGGCAGATACTGGAGATGCAA GGTGCGTGTCCAGAGAGCAGAAGATGTTCTGGAAGTTTGTCCAAGTATCTTGACTGAAGACAGCATGCAGGCTCAACATCTGGGTGCCACCTTGGCGCTCTACAACCTGGTGAAAGGACAA TCGGTGCACCAGCTCCTCCCTCCCACCTACAGAGACGTGTGGCTGGAGTGGAGAGACagcgagcagcagcagcagcaggagagccGCACCGCCGCCAACAAACCGCGGGACCAGTTCATCTCCCGGCTCCTGACCAGACTCAagcaggagcagcagaaccagagccgagggcagcagcagcaggctgcATCCCCAGCACAGAGCGGAGAAGAGGAGCCTGAGGAATCCTGGGAGAACCTGGATAGTCTTGATATCAGAGATGGAAGTGAGGACATTGAAGACAAGAATAAGAAAAGTCCAGGGAAACGGGGAGGAGAAGCAGGCCTTCATGCAGCCAGAGAGCTCCTTTTGGAGTTGAGGAAGTCTCCTTTATCCTCCAAACTGCAG GCAGAGCGAGAGCAGCTTCCAGTTTTCCAACATCGACATCAAGTCCTGGAGGCCTTGCAGCGCCATCCGGTGGTGGTAGTGGCGGGTGAGACGGGCAGTGGGAAGAGCACACAGATCCCTCAGTTTctcctggaggagctgctgaccgGAGGAAAAACGGCTCAGCCCTGCAACATCGTGGTGACTCAGCCTCGCAGGATCTCAGCCGTTAGTCTGGCCTGCAGAGTGAGCCAGGAGCTGGGCTGTGAAGACGGGCCGGGAGCTAAG TCGTCATTGTGCGGATACCAGATCCGGATGGAGAACCAGTCGGGGGAGTGGACCCGCCTGTTGTACTGCACGACTGGAGTTCTGCTCAGGAAGCTCCAGCATGACCGACACCTCAGCTCCCTGACCCATATCATTGTGGATGAG GTCCACGAACGGAGCGTCCAGTCCGACTTCCTGCTGACCATCCTGAAAGATGTTGTGATGAGGAGATCTGACCTGCAGCTGATCCTCATGAGCGCTACGGTGGACTGCCACAAGTTCTCCAGCTACTTCAACCGCTGCCCAGTGATCAACATTCCAGGCAGGACTTTCCCGGTGGAG gTGTCTCACTTGGAGGACATTGTTGAACAGACAGGTTATGTTCTAGAGAAGGACTCTGAGTACAGCCAGAGAATCctagaagaggaagaagaagtcGTCTCAGTCGCCGTCACTCAAAAAGGTGGCAAGACTTTGCAACACCAG GAAGCGATTGTTAGAGACGCCCCCTCCGGCTGGGACCTTGGTCGAGACCTCGACCACTTCAGCAGCAGGACTCGGCAGGTGCTTCAATACATGAACCCCAATAAAATCAACATGGACCTGCTTGTTGAGCTTTTGGAGTACCTAG AGAAATCGCCACAGTTTGCAGATGTGGATGGAGCAGTTCTGGTCTTCCTCCCGGGTCTGGCTCACATCCAGCAGCTGCATGACCTCATCTCCTCTAATAAAAGGTTCCGAGACAAAAACAG GTACAGGATTGTTGCTCTTCATTCCACTCTGTCTTCAAAGGACCAGGCTGCTGCCTTCACAGTGCCCCCTGCTGGAGTTAGAAAG ATTGTCCTGTCAACCAACATTGCTGAGACAGGCGTGACTATTCCTGATGTTGTGTTTGTTATTGACACTGGAAAGACCAAAGAAAACAA GTACCATGAGAGCAGTCAGATGAGCTCCCTAGTGGAGACGTTTGTCTCCAAAGCCAGCGCCCTCCAGAGGCAGGGGAGAGCAGGACGCGTCCGCAGCGGCTTCTGCTTCAGGCTTTACCCCAAATACAG GTTTGATGCTTTCATGGATTACTCCATTCCCGAGATCCTGCGAGTCCCACTGGAAGAACTCTGTCTTCACATaatg AAATGCCAATACGGTTCCCCAGAGGACTTCTTGAGCCGAGCTCTGGATGCTCCTCAGCCTCAGTCGGTCAGTAATGCCGTCAACCTCCTCAGAAAGATCGGTGCGTGCCACCCCGACGATCACACCCTCACCCCTCTGGGGCACCACCTGGCAAGCCTTCCTGTCAATGTCAAGATCGGGAAGATGCTCATCTACGGAGCCATCCTCGGTTGTCTGGAGCCCATC GCAACCATCGCAGCAGCCATGACGGAGAAATCTCCTTTCTCTACACCCATGAACAGAAAGGATGAAGCTAACCTGGCTAAAGCTGCTCTGGCAGTCGCCAACTCCGATCACCTCACCATTTACAATGCATATTTAGG GTGGAAAACTGTTCAGGCTGAAGGCCTGAAAGCTGAGATGACTTACTGCAGGAAACACTTCCTCAATCGGACAGCTTTAATCACAATAGAG GATGTAAAGCATGAGCTGACGAAGATGATGGAGCAAGCTGGGTTTTGGTCATCCCGCCCCTCTCGCGTCAAACAGCAGACGGCCTCCCTGTCGAAGCAGCAGATCTCCGTTCTGAACGCGGCGCTGACGGCGGGGCTGTACGACAGCGTGGCCCGCATTCTCTGCACGCCCTCCGTGGATGTGCTGGAGCGGATCGCCTGCACGGTGGAGACGCCTCAGGGCAAAGCTCAGGTCCACCCTTCATCTGTCAACCGCAGCTTGCAGACGCACGGCTGGCTGCTTTACCAGGAGAAG GTGAAATACGGTAAGATCTACCTGCGAGACACCACTTTGATCTCTCCTTTCCCCATGCTGCTGTTTGGAGGCGACATCGATATTCAGCACAGAGAGAAGCTCATCACtttagatggatggatcaaCTTCCAG GCTCCGGTACGGATTGGCGTGATCTTCAAGCATTTGAGGAAACTGATGGACTCTCTGCTGGAAAAGAAGCTGGAAAACCCCAGAATGAACCTTGAAG GAGATACAACCATCCATCTGATTCTGGATCTGATTCGGTCTGAACACACGACTGAACGCTGA